A portion of the Thermoflexus hugenholtzii JAD2 genome contains these proteins:
- the rplC gene encoding 50S ribosomal protein L3: MKGLLARKIGMTQMFNEQGEVVPVTVLRAGPCYVTQLRTPERDGYAAIQLGFEETKPRRLTQGELGHLVKRNLPPLRVLREIRLPNPALLSQYQEGQVLTVSIFSPGERVDVTGWSKGRGFAGGIKRHGFARQAKTHGQSDRHRAPGSIGTNTDPGRVIKGKRMAGHYGNERVTVRNLQVVWVDPERHLIALKGAVPGPRGGLVIIRQAKRPY; encoded by the coding sequence ATGAAGGGCTTGCTGGCGCGCAAGATCGGAATGACGCAGATGTTCAACGAGCAGGGCGAGGTGGTCCCGGTGACCGTCCTGCGGGCGGGGCCGTGCTACGTGACGCAGCTGCGCACCCCGGAGCGGGACGGCTACGCGGCGATCCAGTTGGGGTTCGAGGAGACCAAGCCTCGCCGCCTGACCCAGGGGGAGCTGGGGCATCTGGTGAAGCGGAACCTGCCTCCCCTGCGGGTGCTGCGGGAGATCCGCCTGCCCAACCCGGCGCTTCTTTCTCAATACCAGGAGGGGCAGGTGTTGACGGTCTCGATCTTTTCCCCGGGGGAGCGGGTGGATGTGACCGGATGGTCGAAGGGGCGGGGATTCGCCGGCGGCATCAAGCGACACGGGTTCGCCCGCCAGGCGAAAACCCACGGCCAGTCGGACCGACACCGGGCGCCCGGGTCCATCGGCACCAACACGGATCCCGGGCGGGTGATCAAGGGGAAGCGCATGGCCGGCCACTACGGGAACGAGCGGGTCACCGTCCGCAACCTCCAGGTGGTCTGGGTGGATCCGGAGCGCCACCTCATCGCCCTCAAGGGCGCTGTCCCCGGCCCCCGAGGCGGACTGGTGATCATCCGACAGGCCAAGCGCCCCTATTAA
- the rplD gene encoding 50S ribosomal protein L4 — MRVPVWNIEGQQVGEVELRPEVFEAPIHIPLMHQALVRQLANARLGTHKTKTRGEVHYSSRKMWPQKHTGRARQGSRDAPHWYHGGVVFGPRPRSYEQRMPKKMRRAALRSALSVKAREGQILILDRLELPEPRTRLMKEVLARLPVGKSALILLAGPNENVRRAVRNLPNVAYLHAMCLNIRDLFKYETLIIPLDALAMIEDWLTRPVVRKKFALPAAGAASAA, encoded by the coding sequence ATGCGGGTTCCAGTCTGGAACATCGAGGGGCAACAGGTGGGGGAGGTCGAGCTGCGGCCGGAGGTGTTCGAGGCGCCCATCCACATCCCCCTGATGCATCAGGCCCTGGTCCGGCAGCTGGCCAACGCCCGGCTGGGGACCCACAAGACCAAGACGCGGGGGGAGGTGCATTACAGCAGCCGGAAGATGTGGCCGCAGAAACACACCGGGCGGGCCCGTCAGGGAAGCCGGGATGCCCCCCACTGGTATCACGGAGGGGTGGTCTTCGGGCCGCGGCCGCGCAGTTACGAGCAGAGGATGCCGAAGAAGATGCGTCGCGCGGCCCTGCGCTCGGCCCTCTCCGTCAAGGCCAGGGAGGGCCAGATCCTCATCCTGGACCGCCTGGAGTTGCCTGAGCCACGGACCCGGCTGATGAAGGAGGTCCTGGCGCGGCTTCCGGTGGGCAAAAGCGCCCTCATCCTCCTGGCCGGGCCTAACGAGAACGTCCGGCGCGCGGTCCGCAACCTGCCCAACGTCGCTTATCTGCACGCCATGTGCCTGAACATCCGGGATCTCTTTAAATATGAGACCCTGATCATCCCGCTGGACGCTTTGGCGATGATCGAGGATTGGCTGACGCGTCCGGTGGTGCGGAAGAAGTTCGCACTGCCCGCGGCGGGTGCCGCATCGGCGGCCTGA
- the rplW gene encoding 50S ribosomal protein L23 produces the protein MDLYEVIKRPVITEKTTRLKEMGQYVFEVDPRANRQQVKQAVEKLFNVRVLAVRIINVPAKRRRDWRARILSSKPKQVVRRPGWKKAIVQVAPGQTIDIFEV, from the coding sequence ATGGATCTGTATGAGGTGATCAAGCGGCCCGTCATCACCGAAAAGACCACTCGCCTGAAGGAGATGGGCCAGTATGTTTTCGAGGTGGATCCTCGGGCGAACCGCCAGCAGGTGAAGCAGGCGGTGGAGAAACTGTTCAACGTCCGGGTGCTGGCGGTGCGGATTATCAACGTCCCCGCCAAGCGGCGGCGGGACTGGCGGGCGCGGATCCTGAGCAGCAAGCCCAAGCAAGTGGTGCGCCGTCCGGGCTGGAAGAAGGCCATCGTTCAGGTGGCCCCCGGCCAGACCATCGATATCTTCGAGGTCTGA
- the rplB gene encoding 50S ribosomal protein L2, with protein MGIKVYKPTTPGRRNATGYTFEEITKDEPEKSLVVPLKKHAGRNFQGRITVRHRGGGHKRLYRIIDFKRRDKEGIPAKVISIEYDPNRTARIALLQYADGEKRYILAPLGLQVGDVVMSGPQAEIRVGNAMPLANIPVGTLVHNVELYPGHGGQLARAAGAAAQLLGKEEGYAILRLPSGEIRKVRLECYATIGQVGNLEHANIRLGKAGRKRWLGIRPTVRGSAMSPRDHPHGGGEGRAPIGLPYPKTPWGKHALGKKTRRNKATDKYIIQRRQKKA; from the coding sequence ATGGGAATTAAGGTGTATAAACCGACGACGCCCGGTCGCCGGAACGCGACCGGATACACATTCGAGGAGATCACCAAGGACGAACCGGAGAAGTCCCTGGTCGTTCCCTTGAAGAAGCACGCCGGGCGCAACTTCCAGGGACGGATCACCGTCCGCCATCGGGGGGGCGGTCATAAGCGGCTCTACCGGATCATCGACTTCAAGCGTCGGGACAAGGAGGGGATCCCGGCGAAGGTGATCAGCATCGAATATGATCCCAACCGCACCGCCCGGATCGCCCTCCTGCAATATGCGGACGGGGAGAAGCGCTACATCCTGGCTCCCCTGGGCCTGCAGGTGGGGGATGTGGTGATGAGCGGACCCCAGGCCGAGATCCGGGTGGGCAACGCCATGCCCCTGGCCAACATCCCGGTGGGAACGCTGGTGCACAACGTGGAGCTGTATCCGGGTCACGGCGGGCAGCTCGCCCGGGCCGCGGGGGCGGCGGCGCAGCTGCTGGGCAAAGAGGAAGGCTACGCCATCTTGCGCCTGCCCTCGGGGGAGATCCGGAAGGTCCGCCTGGAGTGCTACGCCACCATCGGCCAGGTGGGGAATCTGGAGCACGCGAACATCCGCCTGGGCAAGGCCGGCCGCAAGCGTTGGCTGGGCATCCGCCCCACCGTCCGTGGCTCCGCCATGTCCCCGCGGGATCATCCCCACGGGGGCGGCGAGGGGCGGGCGCCCATCGGCCTGCCCTACCCGAAGACCCCATGGGGCAAGCATGCCCTGGGCAAGAAGACCCGGCGCAACAAGGCCACGGACAAGTACATCATCCAGCGCCGGCAGAAGAAGGCATAA
- the rpsS gene encoding 30S ribosomal protein S19 has translation MGRSLKKGPYCDPKLLKKIEELNRRGEKRVIRTWSRASVIFPQMVGHTIAVHDGRRHVPIYITEQMVGHRLGEFAPTRTYRGHTVKEKKTGVR, from the coding sequence ATGGGCCGTTCGCTGAAGAAGGGTCCCTATTGCGATCCGAAGCTTCTGAAGAAAATCGAGGAGCTCAACCGCCGGGGCGAGAAGCGGGTGATCCGCACCTGGTCGCGCGCCTCGGTGATCTTCCCCCAGATGGTCGGCCACACCATCGCCGTTCACGACGGCCGGCGCCACGTGCCGATCTACATCACCGAACAGATGGTGGGCCACCGTCTGGGCGAGTTCGCCCCCACCCGGACCTACCGGGGGCATACGGTGAAGGAGAAGAAGACGGGGGTGCGGTAA
- the rplV gene encoding 50S ribosomal protein L22 — translation MANRVRAVARYIRISPYKARLVCNLVKGMRAEEALDVLRFTPKKAARYVAKLIRSAMANAENNYGLSPADLYVVDIRADDGPRYKRVRFAARGRVRPILKRTTHLTVVLEERVSE, via the coding sequence ATGGCCAATCGGGTTCGGGCAGTTGCCCGCTACATTCGGATCTCGCCCTACAAGGCGCGCCTGGTCTGCAACCTGGTGAAGGGGATGCGGGCGGAGGAAGCCCTGGATGTGCTCCGCTTCACGCCCAAGAAGGCGGCGCGCTACGTGGCGAAGCTCATCCGCTCCGCCATGGCCAACGCGGAGAACAACTACGGTCTGTCGCCCGCGGACCTTTATGTGGTCGACATCCGGGCCGACGACGGACCACGCTACAAGCGGGTCCGCTTCGCCGCCCGCGGTCGGGTCCGCCCGATCCTCAAGCGGACGACGCACCTCACAGTGGTCCTGGAGGAGCGGGTGAGCGAATGA
- the rpsC gene encoding 30S ribosomal protein S3, which produces MGRKVHPIGFRLGITKNWLARWYAEGREYVELLHEDLKIRQFVKEQLKEAGIARIEIERFPKQINLYIHAARPGIVIGRKGLGIKQLRQAIEEMTGKKARVEIVEVPRPELEAAIVAESIAQQIEKRVSHARAMKRAIQQAMRAGAKGIRITVSGRLGGAEMARTETLMEGRVPRHTLRADIDYALAEAITKWGKIGIKVWIYRGDTEPGAYVQQTAEMVARVTSAQRGG; this is translated from the coding sequence TTGGGTCGAAAAGTTCATCCCATCGGCTTCCGTCTGGGGATCACCAAGAACTGGCTGGCCCGCTGGTATGCCGAGGGCCGGGAGTATGTGGAGCTGCTCCACGAGGATCTCAAGATCCGTCAGTTCGTGAAGGAGCAGCTCAAGGAGGCGGGGATCGCGCGCATTGAGATCGAGCGTTTCCCCAAGCAGATCAACCTCTACATCCACGCCGCCCGGCCCGGCATCGTCATCGGGCGCAAGGGCCTGGGGATCAAGCAGCTGCGCCAGGCCATTGAGGAGATGACCGGCAAGAAGGCGCGGGTGGAGATCGTGGAGGTCCCCCGGCCGGAGCTGGAGGCAGCCATCGTGGCGGAGAGCATCGCCCAGCAGATCGAGAAGCGGGTCAGCCACGCCCGGGCCATGAAGCGAGCGATCCAGCAGGCCATGCGCGCCGGGGCCAAAGGGATCCGGATCACGGTTTCCGGCCGGCTGGGCGGAGCGGAGATGGCCCGCACGGAGACCCTGATGGAGGGCCGGGTCCCCCGCCACACCCTGCGGGCGGACATCGATTATGCCCTGGCCGAGGCGATCACCAAATGGGGCAAGATCGGGATCAAGGTCTGGATCTACCGGGGCGACACCGAGCCGGGCGCTTACGTCCAGCAGACCGCGGAGATGGTCGCCCGGGTCACCTCGGCGCAACGGGGAGGATAA
- the rplP gene encoding 50S ribosomal protein L16 produces the protein MLMPKRVKYRKQMRGRMKGKETRGVELAFGEYGLQALEPCWLTARQIEAARRTIVRFLRQRGKYWIRVFPDKPVTRKPAETRMGKGKGNVDHWVAVVRPGRILFEIGGVSADVAHEALRQASYKLPIRTQIITAEEQV, from the coding sequence ATGCTGATGCCCAAGCGCGTCAAATACCGCAAGCAGATGCGGGGGCGGATGAAGGGCAAGGAGACCCGCGGTGTGGAGCTGGCCTTCGGCGAATACGGGCTCCAGGCCCTGGAGCCATGCTGGCTGACCGCCCGCCAGATCGAGGCCGCCCGCCGCACCATCGTCCGCTTCCTGCGCCAGCGGGGCAAATACTGGATCCGGGTCTTCCCGGATAAGCCGGTGACCCGCAAGCCGGCCGAGACCCGCATGGGCAAAGGGAAGGGGAACGTGGACCACTGGGTGGCCGTGGTGCGGCCGGGCCGCATCCTCTTCGAGATCGGCGGGGTGAGCGCCGATGTTGCCCATGAGGCCCTGCGGCAGGCCTCCTATAAGTTGCCCATCCGAACTCAGATCATCACGGCCGAGGAGCAGGTCTGA
- the rpmC gene encoding 50S ribosomal protein L29, translating into MALRPEEIRNWSDEEIRNRLEQARRELFHLRLQWAMNQLKDVNRIRALRKDIARMLTILRERELARGGRR; encoded by the coding sequence GTGGCCCTTCGTCCGGAGGAAATCCGCAACTGGTCAGATGAAGAGATCCGCAACCGGCTGGAGCAGGCCCGCCGGGAGCTCTTCCATCTGCGCCTGCAGTGGGCGATGAATCAGCTGAAGGATGTGAACCGTATCCGTGCTCTGCGCAAGGACATCGCTCGCATGCTCACCATCCTGCGGGAGCGGGAGCTGGCTCGGGGAGGTCGACGATGA
- the rpsQ gene encoding 30S ribosomal protein S17 gives MKDRRKRFIGRVTSDKMDKTVVVTVEELVRHPLYGKVIRRRRKFMAHNEGNLARMGDLVQIVESRPLSRRKRWVVEAILERAQKPVEPVPEQLPGEEILSE, from the coding sequence ATGAAGGATCGTCGCAAGCGCTTTATCGGACGGGTGACCAGCGACAAGATGGATAAGACAGTGGTGGTGACGGTGGAGGAGCTGGTGCGCCACCCGCTGTATGGCAAGGTCATCCGCCGTCGCCGCAAGTTCATGGCTCACAACGAAGGGAACCTGGCCCGCATGGGCGACCTGGTCCAGATCGTGGAGTCCCGTCCCCTGAGCCGACGCAAACGCTGGGTGGTGGAGGCGATCCTGGAGCGGGCCCAGAAGCCGGTGGAGCCGGTGCCGGAGCAGCTGCCCGGCGAAGAGATCCTGTCGGAGTAG
- the rplN gene encoding 50S ribosomal protein L14, whose amino-acid sequence MIQQETRLKVADNTGAREILVIRVLGGSYRRYGYVGDVVVATVKDAIPTATVKKGEIVRAVIVRTAKEYRRPDGSTIRFDDNAAVILDEFGNPKGTRIFGPVARELRDKGFTKIISLAPEVL is encoded by the coding sequence ATGATCCAGCAGGAGACCCGCCTCAAGGTCGCAGACAACACCGGCGCCCGGGAGATCCTGGTCATCCGGGTGCTGGGAGGATCCTATCGCCGCTACGGGTATGTGGGGGATGTGGTGGTGGCCACGGTGAAAGACGCCATCCCGACGGCCACCGTGAAGAAAGGCGAGATCGTGCGCGCCGTGATCGTCCGGACAGCTAAGGAATACCGGCGGCCGGATGGCTCCACCATCCGTTTCGACGACAACGCGGCGGTGATCTTGGACGAGTTCGGCAACCCGAAGGGGACGCGGATCTTCGGTCCGGTGGCCCGGGAGCTGCGCGACAAAGGCTTCACCAAGATCATCTCCCTGGCCCCGGAGGTGCTGTGA
- a CDS encoding nucleotidyltransferase domain-containing protein: MSARGKAVRRGMPPDPNLEKRVALLKRDGPERIILFGSRARGEADPWSDHDIIVIKRTDQPFMERLREIVPYLVEFERPAEILTPPRSSSACRKPASGGWCGMKG, encoded by the coding sequence GTGAGCGCGAGAGGGAAAGCGGTGCGCCGGGGGATGCCGCCGGATCCCAATCTGGAGAAGCGGGTCGCGCTCCTGAAGCGCGATGGGCCGGAGCGGATTATCCTCTTCGGCTCCCGGGCGCGGGGGGAGGCGGATCCCTGGAGCGATCACGACATCATCGTCATCAAACGCACCGATCAGCCCTTCATGGAGCGGCTCCGGGAGATAGTACCCTATCTGGTCGAGTTCGAGCGGCCTGCCGAGATCCTTACACCCCCGAGGAGTTCGAGCGCATGCAGGAAACCGGCCTCGGGTGGATGGTGCGGGATGAAGGGGTGA
- the rplX gene encoding 50S ribosomal protein L24, protein MAAKIKRKDRVLVIAGDDRGAQGEVLRVLRKENRVVVAGVNIVKKHQRPRPTGRGQVGGIIEFEAPIHISNVMLICPKCNRPTRVGFVVEGGRKLRQCKKCQATFV, encoded by the coding sequence ATGGCTGCCAAGATCAAGCGAAAGGATCGGGTCCTGGTGATCGCCGGGGACGATCGGGGCGCTCAGGGGGAGGTCCTGCGGGTGCTCCGGAAGGAGAACCGGGTGGTGGTCGCCGGGGTCAACATCGTCAAGAAACATCAGCGCCCCCGCCCCACCGGGCGCGGGCAGGTCGGCGGCATCATCGAATTCGAGGCGCCCATTCATATTTCAAATGTGATGCTGATCTGCCCTAAATGCAATCGCCCCACCCGGGTGGGCTTTGTCGTGGAGGGGGGGCGCAAGCTGCGCCAGTGCAAGAAGTGTCAGGCTACCTTCGTGTGA
- the rplE gene encoding 50S ribosomal protein L5, with protein sequence MAEATTKVIPRLKQRYLEEVRPALMREFGYRNIMEVPRVWKVVVNVGVGEAVTNPKALDYAVQNIATITGQKPLVTKARKSIAAFKLRAGRPIGVKVTLRGDRMWAFLDRLFNVALPRIRDFRGVSPDSFDGRGNYTLGLREQLVWPEIDYSQVDKVRGMEITIVTTAKTDAEARRLLELLGMPFRKG encoded by the coding sequence ATGGCGGAGGCGACGACCAAGGTGATCCCACGCCTGAAACAGCGATACCTGGAAGAGGTCCGCCCGGCCCTGATGCGGGAGTTCGGCTATCGCAACATCATGGAGGTCCCGCGGGTCTGGAAGGTGGTGGTCAACGTCGGGGTGGGAGAGGCGGTGACCAACCCCAAAGCCCTGGATTATGCGGTGCAGAACATCGCCACCATCACCGGCCAGAAGCCCCTGGTGACCAAGGCCCGCAAATCCATCGCCGCCTTCAAGTTGCGGGCCGGGCGCCCCATCGGGGTTAAGGTCACCCTGCGGGGGGACCGCATGTGGGCGTTCCTGGATCGGCTGTTCAACGTGGCCCTGCCTCGCATCCGGGACTTCCGAGGGGTCTCCCCGGATTCCTTCGACGGCCGGGGGAATTACACCCTGGGGCTGCGCGAGCAGCTGGTCTGGCCGGAGATCGACTACAGCCAGGTGGATAAAGTCCGGGGGATGGAGATCACCATTGTGACCACAGCGAAGACCGACGCCGAGGCGCGGCGGCTGCTGGAGCTGCTCGGCATGCCGTTCCGCAAAGGATAG
- a CDS encoding type Z 30S ribosomal protein S14 produces the protein MIYREMRRKYKVRVRNRCRRCGRPRAYIRRFALCRICFRELALQGLIPGVRKASW, from the coding sequence ATGATTTATCGTGAGATGCGTCGGAAATATAAGGTGCGGGTGCGGAACCGGTGCCGCCGGTGCGGCCGGCCCCGGGCCTACATCCGCCGCTTCGCCCTGTGCCGGATCTGCTTCCGGGAGCTGGCCCTCCAGGGGCTGATCCCAGGCGTCCGCAAGGCCAGCTGGTGA
- the rpsH gene encoding 30S ribosomal protein S8: protein MSAVTDPIADMLTRIRNASMVGHSRVAIPSSKLKVAIARVLKEEGYIEDFQVTNDRPQPKLIIKLKYIGERRFRKPAISGLQRVSKPGRRVYVGKEDIPLVMSGMGIAILSTPKGVMTDKQARRLGVGGEVLCYVW, encoded by the coding sequence ATGAGCGCGGTGACGGATCCGATTGCTGACATGCTCACCCGAATCCGGAACGCCTCGATGGTGGGGCACAGCCGGGTGGCCATCCCCAGCTCCAAGCTGAAGGTGGCCATCGCCCGGGTGTTGAAGGAGGAGGGCTACATCGAGGACTTCCAGGTGACGAACGATCGGCCTCAGCCGAAGCTGATCATCAAGCTGAAATACATCGGCGAGCGGCGCTTCCGCAAGCCGGCCATCTCGGGGTTGCAGCGGGTGAGCAAGCCGGGCCGTCGGGTGTATGTGGGCAAGGAGGATATCCCGCTGGTGATGAGCGGGATGGGCATCGCCATCCTCTCCACCCCGAAAGGGGTGATGACCGATAAACAGGCCCGCCGCCTGGGGGTCGGCGGCGAGGTCCTCTGCTACGTCTGGTGA
- the rplF gene encoding 50S ribosomal protein L6, producing MSRVGKKPIPIPPGVQVRIEGSTVTVTGPKGTLTQTFHPSMQISIEDGHLVVRRPSDDRKHKALHGLTRALLANMVTGVTQGFQQHLRIEGVGYRAEPMGKAIVLYLGYSHPIIVEPPEGITFEVNTRDRIITVSGIDKQQVGQVAAKIRALRPPEPYKGKGIRYTYWKGDHWEDEPIRRKAGKAGKAK from the coding sequence GTGTCGCGCGTAGGCAAGAAGCCGATCCCGATCCCGCCGGGGGTCCAGGTCCGGATCGAGGGCTCGACGGTGACCGTCACCGGGCCGAAGGGGACCCTCACTCAGACCTTCCATCCGTCGATGCAGATCTCCATCGAGGACGGCCATCTGGTGGTGCGACGCCCTTCGGACGACCGCAAGCACAAGGCCCTGCATGGCTTGACCCGGGCCCTGCTGGCGAACATGGTCACCGGCGTCACTCAGGGTTTTCAGCAGCACCTGCGCATCGAAGGGGTGGGTTACCGGGCTGAGCCCATGGGCAAGGCCATCGTGCTCTATCTGGGATACTCCCACCCCATCATTGTGGAGCCGCCGGAGGGGATCACCTTCGAGGTGAACACCCGCGATCGCATCATCACCGTCTCCGGAATCGATAAGCAGCAGGTGGGCCAGGTGGCCGCCAAGATCCGGGCCCTGCGTCCGCCCGAGCCCTACAAGGGCAAGGGGATCCGCTACACATACTGGAAGGGCGATCACTGGGAGGACGAGCCGATCCGGCGCAAGGCCGGGAAGGCCGGCAAGGCCAAGTGA
- the rplR gene encoding 50S ribosomal protein L18 yields MSWEHPRDEGRRRRHLRVRKKVFGTPERPRLSVFRSLKHIYAQIIDDTRGITLAAASTLDPELRGQLDGLTKTEKARLVGRLIAQRALAKGIRKVVFDRGGYKYHGRVKALADAAREAGLEF; encoded by the coding sequence ATGAGCTGGGAGCATCCACGAGACGAAGGACGCCGTCGACGGCATCTACGGGTCCGCAAAAAGGTCTTCGGCACGCCGGAGCGGCCGCGGCTTTCGGTCTTCCGGAGCCTGAAACACATCTACGCCCAGATCATCGACGACACACGGGGGATCACCCTGGCTGCGGCCTCCACGCTGGATCCCGAGCTGCGGGGTCAGCTGGATGGGTTGACCAAGACGGAGAAGGCCCGCCTGGTGGGCCGCCTGATCGCCCAGCGGGCCCTGGCGAAGGGGATCCGCAAGGTGGTGTTCGACCGCGGCGGCTATAAATACCACGGCCGGGTGAAGGCCCTAGCCGACGCCGCCCGTGAGGCAGGGTTGGAGTTCTGA
- the rpsE gene encoding 30S ribosomal protein S5, which produces MAEIQEVPTVEYEERIVDIARVAKVHKGGRSFSFRVVAVVGDRNGRVGVGIGKARAVPEAMRKATERARRNMKKIALLGTTIPHPVEVKFGATRLILRPASPGTGVIAAGGVRAVLEAAGIRDVLTKILGSTNPVNVVYAAMKGLEMLRSPEEVAQIRGKPVEEVMPPWSRRRHEG; this is translated from the coding sequence ATGGCGGAGATCCAGGAAGTCCCGACAGTTGAATACGAAGAGCGTATCGTGGATATCGCTCGGGTGGCGAAGGTCCACAAGGGCGGTCGATCTTTCTCCTTCCGGGTGGTCGCTGTGGTCGGCGATCGCAACGGACGGGTGGGGGTAGGAATCGGCAAAGCCCGCGCTGTCCCGGAGGCCATGCGCAAGGCCACCGAGCGAGCCCGCCGCAACATGAAGAAGATCGCCTTGCTGGGGACCACGATCCCCCATCCGGTGGAGGTCAAGTTCGGGGCCACCCGCCTGATCCTGCGACCTGCCTCGCCGGGCACCGGCGTGATCGCCGCCGGCGGGGTCCGCGCCGTCCTGGAGGCCGCCGGGATCCGGGACGTGCTGACCAAGATCCTGGGGAGCACCAATCCGGTCAATGTGGTCTACGCTGCGATGAAAGGGCTGGAGATGCTTCGCTCCCCGGAGGAGGTGGCCCAAATCCGAGGGAAGCCGGTTGAGGAAGTGATGCCACCGTGGAGCCGGAGGCGCCATGAAGGCTGA
- the rpmD gene encoding 50S ribosomal protein L30 translates to MKAEGTRCLRITLVKSPIGYSQRQRRTLRTLGLRHLNDVVEWPDTPVVRGMVAKVSHLVQVEEVEREAA, encoded by the coding sequence ATGAAGGCTGAAGGGACCCGCTGTTTGCGCATCACGCTGGTGAAAAGCCCCATTGGGTATTCCCAGCGTCAGCGCCGCACCCTGCGCACCCTGGGGTTGCGCCATCTGAACGATGTGGTGGAGTGGCCGGACACCCCGGTGGTGCGGGGGATGGTGGCCAAGGTGAGCCATCTGGTTCAGGTGGAGGAGGTGGAGCGTGAAGCTGCATGA
- the rplO gene encoding 50S ribosomal protein L15: MKLHELKPAPGSKKERKRVGRGLGSGHGTYAGRGRKGQKSRSGDRKMPPYFEGGRTPLVRRLPKARGEGFTLVEKVIYQPVNVGQLNRFPPHSEITPLTLAQAGLLRDPEEPVVILGDGEVDRPLVVKAHRFSASARAKIEAAGGQAVVIPR; this comes from the coding sequence GTGAAGCTGCATGAACTGAAGCCGGCGCCGGGATCGAAGAAGGAGCGCAAGCGGGTGGGCCGCGGCCTGGGCTCGGGTCACGGCACCTACGCCGGGCGGGGTCGCAAAGGCCAGAAGTCCCGCTCCGGCGATCGCAAGATGCCGCCTTATTTTGAGGGCGGCCGCACCCCCCTCGTCCGCCGCCTGCCCAAAGCGCGGGGGGAGGGCTTCACCCTGGTGGAGAAGGTGATCTACCAGCCGGTCAATGTGGGCCAGCTGAACCGTTTCCCGCCCCATAGCGAGATCACCCCCCTCACTCTAGCCCAGGCTGGCCTGCTCCGGGATCCGGAGGAGCCGGTGGTGATCCTCGGGGATGGGGAGGTGGATCGCCCGCTGGTGGTCAAGGCCCACCGCTTCTCCGCCTCGGCGCGAGCAAAGATCGAGGCCGCCGGCGGCCAGGCAGTGGTGATCCCTCGCTAA